In Podarcis muralis chromosome 7, rPodMur119.hap1.1, whole genome shotgun sequence, the genomic stretch tgaaactgttcttaacctgaagcaccactttagctaatggggcctcctgctgccgccgcgctgccagagcacgatttctgttctcatcctgaagcaaagttcttaacccaaggtactatttctgggttagcggagtctgtaacctgaagcgtatgtaatccgaggtaccactgtacggtaatgcatcaaacattaaaagcttccctaaacagggctgccttcagatggtcaTTTATAGCCAGACCTATCTAATTCACAAAGCTCGAGACACCATCACCATTTGaaattcacccttctctgaatttggcAATGCAATTTCCCCAGCCAAGGAATGTGTGGGGAAATGCATATAATACAAGAAAATGCACTCAGGAATGCATATGTTGGTGACTGGAACATTAAGAAAATGTGTTACATTGGGGGGAACTGATTTGCTCAatgaattgaatgaatgaatgaatgaatgaatgcatgcatgcatgcatgtaaggAGAAAACCACAATAAacgctgctgaattttcatgagggtttgtgtgtgtgtgtgtgtgtgtgtgtgtgtgagagagagagagagagagagagagagagagatgtggaaaTGTCCAgaattgaacttaagattggtaaaatgagaagtcgaaattgacagatttgtccatcactAGAAGGAGGTGCACTCACTCAGAGAGGGAGGTGGTGGGGATGGGGGGTGTTGTTGATGGCATCTTGCCCAACAACACAGCGAtagagcattccccccccccccatgcagaatATCCCAAGTTCATTTCCCAGCAACtataggtagagctgggaatgtctcctgcttgaaaccatggagagccactgctggatCAATGGATCTGGTGAattccaaggcagcttcctatgttcgaGGTTAGCTATCACATGATTGGCATGGCTACATGATGGAGGATATGCCCCAACCTTCCCTTCTctcaccccttctctctctttatgccattccttccttcctttctcttcttcatcTCACCCTCTGTGTTTTCACTTCTTTTCCACCTACATGGAATTCAGCTTGAAGGTGCCTCGGGCCATAAGTTGTTGGAAGTCAATGgatttatatatagatatatacagtggtacctcgggttacagacacttcaggttacagatgcttcaggttacagacactgctaacccagaaatagtacctcgggttaagaactttgcttcaggatgagaactgaaattgtgcgcgggtggcgtggcagcagcaggaggccccatttgctaaagtggtgcttcaggttaagaacagtttcaggttaagaacggacctccggaacgaattaagttcttaacctgaggtaccactgtacttatagaAAAGCATATGAATGGATTCCCTCTCTGCACCTCCCTTTTCTTTCCTCTCCCAGGTACTTCTCTGGAGTGTGAAGTTTGTTACGGCCTTGGGACCAGATGCAGTGGCAAGATGGCAACCTGTTCTCCTAAGAAGGACACCTGTGTCGTTGCATTTGCTGAAAGTACTGTGGGTGGGTGGTGTTCGAGTTGTTGCTGGCGGAATCCCTGATCCAGACTTTGAGCAGAGTAGAAATGGATATGCTCTCTGCCGCAATAATGACTTTCAAAGCTTTGCTGCAGAACAGTCTTAAAATGGTCACTAATAAATGTTGCACAGTACAAAATGCACAGTCaatctctaccactgaactattgcCCTTCAATTTCCCCTTGAGACTTGCAGGTTATTGTCCATTTCCTTGGACCTGTTATTGAGTTCATAATCTGTGGTATGTGAAGCTGGTAGGATATGTTCTCAATCATTAGGGTCTCTGGGAGAGGGGCAGAAGTCAGATTGGACTGTGCCTTTTTTAACAAAGATATGCCCTTCAATCCAAGAGGAAATTGTGgggatactcccccccccccccactccgctGGCTTCCAAATACTTGCCATCAGTGGTAGAAATCTCAGAAATCTGAGAAATGTGCGTCTTTCAGCCAAAAACACAATGCTTGACATAATGATGTTTTGCTCATCACTGAACAAACCTGTCTTTTTCTCACTCTCGTTTCTCCCATAGAAGGACATAAAATTCGCACTGTAGAGAAAGCCTGCGATTCTTCAAAGGTCTGCTCCACTCCCTCAGCATACTTTTATCTTGGGTTGGGGAGAACCTTCAGGATGTACTTGGTCTGTTGCACGGGGGACAACTGCAAAAATGCCAAGCCTAAatgtaagtattattattattatttattattattattacattgttatcccaccattccttcaaagagctcaatGTTGTGTACTCACTTTTCAATTTCTTCATTTTATCACCGCAACAATTGcatgaggaaggttaggctgagagacagtgactagcccaaagacCCCCATGGCTGAAAAGGAACTAAAACATGGTCTCTCAGGTTCAAGTCCAGAACTCTAACCATTACTCCACACTGCTTCacctaaatgcatttattttaagcacttttttttttttacttcacttgTTATTCATAAAAGATTCCCAGAGAACAGCATCCTCAGAAATAAGGCCACATATACTGAGGCCTACTGTAGACATGTCCATTTCTTTTAGTGGGTGaactctgagtaagactaacaCTGACTACACCCTGTTCCAATTTCCTTGTTGTGCTTCCACCCTCCACCATTTGtcaacataggaagcagccttatatggagccagaccattggtccacctggctcaCTATTgtctaataataaaataaataataaaatttttatttatatcctgccctccccagtcgaagccgggctcagagcagctaacaacagtaaaataatacagcattctaaaatcaattcattataaaatcagttcaaatcagattaatggcaaccattggggtaGAGTtttgtgaggattgccaaaggagggagtcaggctgtgccctagccaaaggcctggtggaacagctctgtcttgcaggccctgcagaaagatgtcaagtcccgcagggccctagtctcttgtgacagagcattccaccagatcggagccacagccgaaaaagccctggctctggttgagaccagcctaacctccctgtggcccaggacctccaagatgttttgtttgaagactgtaaggtcctctgtgggacataccaggagaggtggtcccataggtacgagagtcctaggccgtatagggctttaaaggataaCTCCATAGCCTATGGCAGTGCCTGTTCAATGTTTCGGGAAGGGGATGTTTCCCtttctgcctggagatgctgtggattgaacccGGGATTTTCTGCTTGCAGAGCAGATGCCACACCACTGAGCCATGACCCTTCCTTTCCTCTACTCCATCACATGTAGTCTAGGGTGGGCCACCACAATTGTCATTCTGTAATCATTTCAGTTCCATTCGTCATCAACATCTGTCTCTAGCACAGTCTCTCCTCAACCTgaagacctccagatgtttgggcctACAGCTCTCCTCACCCCAGAcacattggccctgctggctgggactcatgacagaccctccaagtgtccctattttccaggaacagtcccttatttagagaagccgtcccggtttctgatttgatcctgtaatgtcccactttcccttaggatgttcctgttttcattggagaaatgttggagagtatggagttatccaacaccCCAGCAATCCTGTGTagggaagatttaaaaaaaatataaaaaaataatgtttgatTATTCTTTTATATacgttgaaagctgcccagagtgctggggcaacccagtaatatgtgtggggtataaatagtaaaaaatatCGTGatagaatgggacgtccctgttttcatcggagaaatgttggatggtatgttaTGAACGTGGAACTCAAACAACATCCAGCGAGCACTATGTGCGGGAAGGCTGTTCTAGGCTACAGCCACCTATAAATTAAATGTATTTAGCCTTTAAAGCTTTATTAACCAAGATAGCAACaaaccaggatggctttaaaagaggactggagcaAATTCATAGGTGACTGTCCCCAGTCCAATCTACTTGGCAATGGGCCTAGGCTAGAAATTGCCATTTCAGAGGCAGCCCAATACATAAACGACGTAACTCGCTCCCAAAGaaggaagtgatggccaccaacttggatggctttgaaaagaggactggacaaattcatacaAGGctacccataataataataataacaacaataatttattatttatatcccacccatctggctgagtttccccagccactctgggcggcttccaatcaagtgttaaaaacaatacagcattaaatattaaaaacttccctaaacagggctgccttcagatgtcttttaaaaagaagatagctgcttatgtccttcacatctgaggggagggcgttccacagggcgggcgccactaccgagaaggccctctggttccctgtaacctcacttcttgcaatgagggaaccaccagaaggccctcggtgctggacctcagcatctgggcagaacgatgggggtggagacactccttgaggtatacaggaccgaggccgtttagggctttaaaggtcagcaccaatggctactagccatgatggctatgctcttccaCCATGGTCAGGgacagaataccagttgctggaagtttTAGGATGGGAATGGGCTCATGTCGTCAATCtagctggctactgtgagagcaaGATCCTGGGCTAGataagccactggcctgattcagctggttcttcttatcttcttagCCTCTGCCTCCCACTTAGTCCATTCCTGAAGCTGATTATGAATCCTATTCTTTGGCTTGCAGTACCCCAAGTCGAAAAGAAGGTCAATGGAAAGCAATGCCCTACTTGTTACTCCTCGTCAGGCGTGTGCCATGCGAAGGTGGTGAATTGCACCGGCTTGGAGAGCTACTGCTTTGATGTGGCCACAACCACCTACATTAGTAAGTTTTGCTTCATGCACAACGTGCCTTTGAGTTCAgtcggtggagcatgagactcttaatctcacggtcatgtgtttgagccccatgttgggggctcgtggtccctcccaactcaacCATTCTGTGATCTGTAGCTGAGCTGATCCTCAGTGCAATGGCATCTTGCCCTTGCGTAGCTGGAGACACAGAGCAAACTGGTTCTGCTGCCTTGTGTCAGGCACAGTGTGGGGGCATTTCTTCCTGACAAGGCCATGCAGCAACCCCAGATGCTTGGTGGGTAGAAGGGAACACAATCACCCTACCAATGGATCCATATTAGCCAGCTTGCAAATTTTAATTAAtggatatttttaaatgttttgatggaattttattgcAGATTTTAATGACGTGAGGAGCTCAGTGTTGTGTGTTCaagccccgtgttgggcaaaatattcctgaacTAATGGGGGGTTgaacctcgtggtcccttccaactgtataattctgtgattccacaATTCTATGTGTGGATTTAATACTTGATTTCATAATGGATGGAAACTGCTTAGAACTAATTTATGTCATGGAAGAAGTATACAAATTAGCATAAagtaatagtaaaaaaaaaaaatatgggacgcgggtggcgctgtgggtaaaaccgcagtgcctaggacttgccgatcgtatggtcggcagttcgaatccccgcggcggggtgagctcccgtcgttcggtcccagctcctgcccacctagcagttcgaaagcacccttaagtgcaagtagataaataggtaccgctttatagcgggaaggtaaaaggcgtttccgtgtgctgcgctggtgctggctcgccagagcagctttgtcatgctggccacgtgaccgggaagtgtcctcggacggcgctggctcccggcctctagagtgagatgagcgcacaaccctagagtcggacacgactggccttcgggcagggtacctttacctttacctttacctaatagtaataatatgcAAGTAACTTGCAGACAACAATGAAGTACAAAGTACGGAGTACAAATGAGCAACAAGTGATATTAATGAAGCCTTGAACATCAGCACATCCAACCAGGATAAAAGCCAAGGGATGCAGTTAGGACTTCACTATTGGGTTGACCAAAACGCTTATTTGGAGGCGACATGTTGACTGGCGACAATGATTTCCCAGGCTACCCAATCTTATCTTCCCTGTTCAGATGGACAACGGCAGCGCAGTATCATGAAGGGATGCACTACTAAGTCCATCTGTGCTTCAATAAACAGAGGCCAGGCCGACCTCTTAACAGGTGCGGACGTTGTTGAAAAGGCCAGCTGTACTCCAGAGATTTCAAGGGGATCTCAGTCCTCTGCGCTCCTTCTGCCAACCTTTCCGGTGCTTCTGTTGCAGAAGATCCTTTCCTAAAAGGCTCCCACGGGGGACTGTGTCAGCTCTGCATCCGTCTATGCTTGCCTTGTATCCGCTTAGCACTTTCTCTTAATGATGTTGGGGCTTCCAGATAGATTTCCCTTGGTTTCCTCAATGacagtaaaaaaacaacccaggatTCAAACAAAATCTGTCTGAGCGATTTCCTTTGTCCGCCTTTACGAAACGAGTACCCACCATCACAAATTGGCAGCAAATCTAAATTCTTTGTCCCTTTACCCTCTCTCCTCCTTAAACTCGTGGGTATCCCCCCTTCCCTATTCAGCCACtgccttctttcttctttccgcTTCTTCCCTCCTTGTCCTGCGTTCCCTCGACGTCCTGCTCCTCCCACGTCTCCTACAGCTTCTATGCTTTTCTCCACGGCTTCTTTCTGCTATGCAAGCTCTCCTATGTCCcttctcctctcttcttcccagCTCAGCTATTGCTTCGCTTCCCCCTCCTTTCTTAATCTCGCTTTGTTTGATGCACTGTTAGTCAATatccctttccctttctgcaaTCTCCGTCGCAGGGTTCTTTGCTTGATTAAATCCCCACACGGTGAGCCTCATTTATAATTTTTTGTTATCACTGTTCTTACTTAAAATAAAGCTTACCAGACCCCCTTTCTGTTGTTgcttgttctctcccccccccttttttttgatgGGGTGACTTTTCTCAGCGTCAGTTAGTTTAAATGAGAAAAACCTGGTGCTTGCTCTGCCGGGTCTTGAGGAGTCTCACGGTCGAGAGTGTAGCCTCTTTAGCGCGAGGTTCTCCCGTCCTCCTACctctctgtttttatttctttttctgtggcaTGAAGTAACAGGAAACCCCCTTTTGCGCCGCTCGATGCTTCGACTGGAGACCTCCCCTCCAGTTTTTTTCAGGGGTTAGCGTCGTCTTCGCGCCCCCTCCCTCTCGTTTTCTGCGATAAGTGTTCTCCACTGAAGAAGAGCACTTTCCCCGACTCTCTCCTCAAGCGCACCAGGGCAAATATATTTTAGGATTTTTTGAGCTGCTCCTGCGAAGATGGCAACCTTGTTTGCAGTGGCATCCTTGTGGTCTGCCAACAGATAACACACAATATCAGTCAGGGTCCAGCCTGATTTGGCTGTTGAAAGATGTCTCAGGGAACAAGCTCTGAGATctgtatcatagctgtcaacttttcccttttcttgggaggaatcctattcggaataagggaatttcccttaaaaaagggaaaagttgacagctatgatctgtaTATAAGGGACtattgcacccccccccaaagtgtccctattttccaggggtgtccctgatttagagaagctgtcctggtttctgatttgatcctagaatgtcccacttttccttaaaatgtccctgtttccattggagaaatgttggagggtatggagttatctgacccccgagctgtctgaaagcaatcctgtattagggaagtttttttttaaaaaaaaagtttaatgtttcattgtgtttttatatatgttggaagctgcctagatgtggctggggcaacccagtaagatgtgtggggtataaatagtaaaatcatcattatggcatgggacctccctattttcaccggagaaatgtaggagggtatgCTATCGTCCTTCACCTCCCCACAAACGTATACCTGCCATACATAGGAAATCCCTTTCTAATTTCCCTACAAATAGGCTGAAGACATTGTATGGAAACAAAGAACAATAAAAGCTTTGCTAAGTGCAGCAGAAGTTGAAATGCTGTTGAAAATGCTGTTGAAAATATTGATCTCCCTTTAGTAAACCAAAccaaggggggaaatgcttggGTGTTGGTGGGCAAAAACATTTTCATGAGAATCTACCTCAGAAATTCTTGTTTCTTATGAATTTTTTTTCCTTATGGACTAAGGAAATACAGTACATAAATCCGAATGCATGGTATTTTTAAAGTAAATGACTCCACAGTTCATGAAAACATTTCACCTTACCTGAAATTGCCTATAGTGGGGGTTCCCAAACAGTGGTCTAGGGACCACCAGTGGTCTGTAAGCTTCATTCAGTGGTCCATGTTTTTTGTGTGAAGAATGGTGGGAACAGCAGACTGAGCGACTGATTCATTGCTCTTATAATCCAATGGTCCACCTGGATGGTGAGCAGGGTGAATATTTTCTCCTTTACCCCCTCtttttatcactttatttctttatagccgaaaacttttcaataaaatattaatatcaaaaaagagagaaatgactGGAGGGCAGCTGGTTGGGGGTAAGGAAGCACTGGGAAGGAGTGGAGAGGATTAGCAGTGAAGTTAATGGGAGTCTAGGATGAATAATTTTAATGCTAAATCTGCCTTAAGACTCAAGCTGACGGATGTTACaatgaagaactttgcttaacACAACAGGTCCACCCATTGCATTATGCTGATTTTTATAGAATTCAATTTGCagtgcaataaaatgcaatacagtAAACCTGCAATTTACATGGGGGCTACATTCCAGGGATCATGGCTAAagacaaaattgtgtatagtaaAAACCAGCATTTGAAATTTGCCAGGTGCCTGGTGCATTTTGCAGCTTGGAttttgcctgttttcacacactaacaacacatcctgtagCATTCTATCTCTGGTTGTTTGTCTGCACAAACAGAACAAATTTCAGGAACTACAGGCTAAGGTGATCAGCGTGCATCCTTTATCAAATTATCTTAAGCTGTTATGTTAATACTCACCCATTGcgcttagtttttttttttttaaacttgtcttttcaaaaaatgtttcatacagaatttcttctttaaaaacaacaacaacccacatgtCTTTTCAAGTTTTCCAAAGAAGAGCAGCTTTTCAAATGttaaaaaggggtgggtgggtggtttatCAAGTTTGCTTAAAAAAATGTGGGTAGGGTTACACTGCATGTTATGACTGCATATTTGtatatgcctcctcctcctcctcctgtcaccTCCCTCTTTGTGAGTAACGTAAAGAGCAACCTGCTCATCCAGATAAAAGGCTGCAGGATGTTGTGATGCAGTGAGAGAGCTGCCCCAGGCAGCTGTCCTTGGGTGTCATGAAAGGCTTGCAAATTCGTTTGTTATTTTATCTGTTCTTACTGTAGTTATGAGCAATTGGGGAATCTTCTGCCCCAGGGGCTAAATTCACTTGGGTTAGCTTTGGGACCTATGCACCTGGAATTGGGAGGCAACTACCATTTACTGCTTTGTGTTAGGCAGAAAAGTGtcataagaagataagaagatcccgctggatcaggccaatggcccatcctgctctcacagtgggtgatcagatgcccatgggaagcccgacAAGAGCTCTcttcccctcctgcagcttccagatcctgatattcagaagcgttgctgcctcttgactgtggaagcagagcacagctATCATGCCTAGTAGTCACTGATGactttctccatgaatttgcccaatccctttttaaagccacccaaattggtggtcatccctgcctcctgtgggagtgagttccatagtttaactatgtctCAGGctgaaggacgcgggtggcgctgtgggttaaacctcagcgcctaggacttgccgatcgcatggtcggcggttcgaatccccacggcggggtgcgctcccattgctcggtcccagtgcctgccaacctagcagttcaaaagcacccccgggtgcaagtagataaatagggaccgcttactagcgggaaggtaaacggcgtttccgtgtgcagctctgactcgccagagtagcttcgtcacgctggccacgtgacccagaagtgtctgcggacagcgttggctcccggcctctagagtgagatgagtgcacaaccctagagtctgtcaagactggcccgtatgggcaggggtacctttatctttatgtctcaggctgggacgtgggtggcgctatgggttaaatcatagagcctaggacttgccgatcagaaggtcggcggttcgaatccccatgacggggtgagctcccgttgctcggtccctgctcctgccaacctagcagttcgaaagcacgtcaaagtgcaagtagataaataggtaccgctccggcgggaaggtaaatggcatttctgtgccctgctctggttcaccagaagtggcttagtcatgctggccacatgacctggaagctgtacgccagctccctcggccaataaagcgagacgagcacgcaactccagagttggtctCAACGGGACTTAatagtcagaggtccctttacctttacctatgtctcAGGCTGGCTCTGAAATGGCCCATGCCATGGCCATTTCTAGCCAAAGCCTATTGCCAAGTAGATGGACATGGGGCCAGAGCCATCTATGTATTTCCCCTTCAACGCTTGGCAGCGCCccagacttagaatcatagaactgtagagttggaagagaccatgaggggcttctagtccaaccccctacattgcaggaatcttttgcccagggtggggcttgaacccatgactctgagatcaagagtctcatgctctgccaactgagctgtcccaTGATTTTGCTTGACTTACGTTTAAAGAGCATGGTGAGTTTGCTGCCAACAAACACAGAATGGTGCCTTGTGctaatcagaccattggtccatctaggttaGTATCACTGGCACTGGCCGGCAGCAGCCCTCTGGGATATCAAACACAGCATCTTTCCCAGCCCCTCATGAAGATGCAAGGGATTGACGCTGGGACTTTCAGCAACTGAGATACAACGCTAGATTGCAGTTAGGTTTCGAGTACAGTTTATAAGCTAAAGGTTTGGTGCACATCTCTGTTTAATACAAAAATCCAGTTTTTAAGTTCATTAAGAAAGAAGAAACATGCATGACACACGCAGAGGcttttactgagtcagatcattgtgtTCTCAGAGGGGCTCAAACCGCCCCCCTCTCTTTACTCCCTCCTTCATTATTATCTCCTTCCCTGTTGATAGTAGTCATCATAAAAATCAGCATTCCCAGGAGGCTCAGCTGATTTAAATCCCGCTTTGAATTCCCACTCATTGCTGGTGCAGTCAGTAGtctaaacacacccacccacacccatttCTTAAAGAAGTCATCCTCATCTCATTGGCTGCAACAGAAGTGCAGGCAAACTAGCCAAGGGCATACAAGTAAGAAGAGCAGTTTGCAAGAGAGCAGAAACATCTCAGTCCCAGTGGAAAAGCATCACGGGAAACAGCTGGCCTGTCGGAGGAGAAGGTAGGGAACTCCAGTTTATTCAATGTATTAGCCATCATTTGTAGCAGAAACCAGGCGATTGCATTTCAGGAGATTAATCTTGGAGAAACGTGAAGATCAGGAGAAGGTCCTGTAGAACAGCCTCCCCCAAACTTGTTTTCTTCCAGTGGGTATTTCTttgaccactatgagaacagagtTTTGAACCTGATCCGGAACacctcttctaatgttcttatggCGCCTTCCTTGGGtttttggctacaactcccatcattcccagccaccaCATCTTTGCTAGGtatggctgatgagagttgtagtccaaaacatggaggacactaggttggggaaggctgatg encodes the following:
- the LOC144328576 gene encoding phospholipase A2 inhibitor NAI-like; the protein is MQDLLRLFPFFVILTTGTSLECEVCYGLGTRCSGKMATCSPKKDTCVVAFAESTVEGHKIRTVEKACDSSKVCSTPSAYFYLGLGRTFRMYLVCCTGDNCKNAKPKLPQVEKKVNGKQCPTCYSSSGVCHAKVVNCTGLESYCFDVATTTYINGQRQRSIMKGCTTKSICASINRGQADLLTGADVVEKASCTPEISRGSQSSALLLPTFPVLLLQKILS